The DNA region TTGACGTGTCTGCCGGATGTTCGGGTTTCCTTTACGGCCTCTCTATCGCGAATAATGCCATTGCCACCGGAACCTGCAAGAACGCCCTGGCCATTGGAGCCGAACGTCTTTCGTCCATCACAAATTGGGAAGATCGAAGCACCTGCGTCTTGTTAGGCGACGGGGCCGGCGCCGTGGTTCTCACGCCCAGTACAAACGACGATGGGATTCTTTCAACCCACCTACAGTCGGACGGGAATTTCTGGAACCTCCTTTACTCCTATGACGAGAGGTCCAAGATTCCCGAAATCCTGGATACGATCGAAGGAAAGCCGTTTTCTTTAAGAATGGAAGGAAATCGGCTTTTCAAAAAAGCGGTAACCTGCCTGGCTGACATTGCCGCCGCGGCTCTGGAACACAATGGGCTCTCCTGTAATGACATCAAATTATTGGTCCCACATCAAGCCAACCTCAGAATTATCCGGGCTATGGCTGAAAGGCTGACGATCCCCATGGAACGGGTCTATACGAATA from Deltaproteobacteria bacterium includes:
- a CDS encoding ketoacyl-ACP synthase III, with translation MIRARIVGTGSTTPKRILTNKDLEAIVDTSDDWIIRRTGIKERRISTNGRGENTSELATVASLKALEMGGILPGDLDMIVVGTVTPDRQFPSAACFVQKALNASKAVAFDVSAGCSGFLYGLSIANNAIATGTCKNALAIGAERLSSITNWEDRSTCVLLGDGAGAVVLTPSTNDDGILSTHLQSDGNFWNLLYSYDERSKIPEILDTIEGKPFSLRMEGNRLFKKAVTCLADIAAAALEHNGLSCNDIKLLVPHQANLRIIRAMAERLTIPMERVYTNIEKYGNTSSATIPIALDEANREGLLKQGDHVLLVTFGAGLTWGASIVKWSF